Genomic segment of Veillonella parvula DSM 2008:
CTGAAGTTGATGCTATTTATAAAGAAAAATATGCTCAGTTCACAACTGAAGACTATAAAACATTTGAGTCTAATCGTGCTGCCTTTGATTGGTCTTCAAAGCAAGCGTATATTGTAATGGCTAACATGATGACCATGGCTGCTTATGAAGGTCTTGATTCCTGTGCATTGGAAGGCTTTAATCAAGATAAGATGACAGTGCTCTTAGGTGATGAATTAGGTCTTTTTGATACAAAGCATTTTGGCATTGCTGTGATGGCTGCCTTTGGTTATCGTGATGAAGAACCACATCGAAATAAAACACGTCGTACAATGAATGAAATTGTTACAGTAGTTTAATCGATTGTGACTTTTATAACTACATCGAATTTCTTCATCTAATCTTTAGAAATGAATGGTATATTATAAATATACATATTATTTATTATATTTATAAAGCCCATATAATTTGATAGGATATTATAAATATATTGATTAAATAGGAAGGAGTGATCGTATGTTATGGTCAATTATTGTTGGTGGTTTTATCGGTTTTCTTGCAGGAGCCATCACTAACAAAGGTGGAGCAATGGGCATTATTGCCAATGTTGTTGCTGGTTTAGTTGGTTCGTCTGTAGGTCAAGCAATATTTGGCACATGGGGTCCTAGTTTAGCTGGCATGGCATTAATTCCTTCTGTTCTTGGCGCTGTAATTGTTGTTGCTGTTGTTTCGTTTTTCTTCGGGAAAAAGGGATAGGAATCTATTTTTAAAAGTATAGCTAACATATATAGCTAACATAACTAAAAATGATTTCATATGAAAGGATTCATAATTATGGCATTAGAAGATAAATTAAATCAAGCTAAAGGTGCATTAAAAGAAAATGCCGGTAAATTAACTGGTGACAAAGAATTGGAAGCAGAAGGTGCTGTAGAAAATACAGCTGCAAAAGTTAAAGACGCTGCACATGATGTTGCTGAAGATCTCAAAAAAGCAGCTGAAGATGTTAAAGATGCTGTAGATGGTGCGATTAGTGGCGTCAAAAATGTTCTTCATAAAGACGATAAATAATATTATATAAAGGTTATAATTAGTAATAAAAAACCAGTAAATCCTGTGATTTACTGGTTTTTGTTATTATAAATTTGTTTATACATTGAAACGGAAATGTGTTACGTCGCCGTCCTTCATGACGTAATCTTTGCCTTCCAGGCGTACAAGTCCTTTTTCCTTAGCGGCGTTCTGACTGCCGCAAGCTTGTAAGTCATCAAAGGATACAATTTCAGCACGGATAAAGCCTTTTTCAATATCCGAGTGGATTTTACCAGCTGCTTGAGGTGCTTTGGTGCCATTTACGATTGTCCAAGCACGAGCTTCCATTTCACCAGCTGTGAAGTAGTTGATAAGACCTAAAAGTGCATAACTTGCTTTGATCAGTTTTGTTAACCCAGATTCGTCAAGACCGAGATCTTCGAGGAATGCAGCGGATTCTTCGTCGGATAATTCAGCGATTTCAGACTCAATACGTGCGGACACAACAACGATACCAGCGCCTTCGTTTTTCGCATATTCCTCTACGCGTTTTACATATTCGTTGGCAGAATAATCAGATACTTCATCTTCGGAAATGTTGGCTACATAAAGAGATGGTTTAGCTGTAAGCAATGTCAACTCTTTGATCATTTCTAATTCGTCTTCATCAAGACCTTGTGCACGAACGGGTTTTGCTTCACCTAAACCTTCGATGATGCGTTCTAATAATGGCAATTCAGCACGAGCATCTTTATCGCCAGATTTTGCGATTTTTTCGATGCGTTGTTTTCGTTTTTCTACGGATTCAAGGTCAGCAAGGCAGAGCTCAGTATTAATGATTTCGATGTCGCGAATTGGATCGATAGAACCTGCTACGTGAGTGATGTTAGGGTCATCGAAGCAACGAATAACTTGTGCAATGGCATCTACTTGGCGAATATGGCTAAGAAATTTATTCCCTAAGCCTTCACCTTTAGAGGCACCTTCAACGAGACCTGCAATATCTACGAAACGCATAGCTGCAGGAAGAATACGTTTGGAACTGAACATTTCAGCTAATACAGCTAAACGATTGTCTGGAACATCAACGACACCTACGTTTGGCTCGATTGTACAGAATGGATAGTTGGCAGCTTCAGCGCCTGCTTTTGTAATAGCGTTGAATAATGTACTTTTACCAACATTTGGAAGGCCTACGATGCCTACTTCTAAATTTGTGCTCATGGTACCACCTTTTATTAACAAATTGATTTCGTTCTTTGTGAAAGTTTATAGTAATAGTTTGTTATAAACCTTATCAAATAAATATTATACCATACTAATAGGATGGAGTTACTCTATAAATATAAAATAGATTATTTCAAAGTGCTATAATATAAATAGAGTTAAATATATTACTTAAATAATGTGATAAGTTCATATTAAAATATGGGATTAATATAGATTTTTATTCGCCGTAACTATATTGATATAATTTATAGGTATATAAATTAATAAGGGTATGGAATGTATCCAATCATGTTAATGTATATATTTTTAAACCTATATAGTGAAAGCTAATAGGAAAGGAAGTTCAGTATGTTTTCCAAGCTATTTGATAGTTTCTTAGTCCATTATTTAGAATGCTTTAATGATCATTGTTTTACCGTAAAAATTGGAGATAATGAATATACAATCGGTGACGGAGAATCCGAGTTTACCGTCATCGTTAATCGCGATATTCCCAAGAAGGACTTGTTAATATCCGCAGAACTCGCCCTCGGTGAAGCGTATATGCGTAAAGATATCGAAATTGAAGGGGATTTGTTTAAAGCCCTTTGTGTAGTCCTTGGTCATGTAGGTAAGGACTCTATCAATCGTAAGGTACTTAGCTCGCTCTTTAATGCGGGTCTTAAAAAGAAAGATCAAAAACAACAAGTATCTTCCCATTATGATTTAGGTAATGAATTCTATAAATTGTGGCTCGATGAAACCATGAGCTATTCCTGTGCGTATTTTAAGCATGAGAATGATAGTCTCAAAGATGCGCAATATCAAAAGGTACATCATATTCTTGATAAATTATATTTAAAAGAAGGGATGACTTTACTTGATATCGGTTGCGGATGGGGATTCCTTCTCATTGAAGCGGCTCGTAAATATGGGGTTAAGGGCTATGGGTGTACTCTTTCCGAAGAACAATGGAAAAAAGGACAGGAACGCATTAAAGAATATGGCCTTGAAGGACAAGTTGAGATTGAACTTATAGATTATCGAGACGTAGCGGCTTCTGGTCGCACCTTTGACCGCATTGTCAGCATCGGTATGCTTGAACATGTAGGGCGACCTAACTTTCCTCTGTATATGGAGGACGCATCGGACATGCTTAAAGACGGCGGTTTGTTCCTGCTCCACTACATCAGTGATCCTTCTGAAAAGGAAACAAGTGCCTGGATTCGTAAATATATCTTCCCGGGCGGATGTTTGCCGTCCCTTCGTGAAATGGTCAGCCTCGCTTATGACTATGATATGAATGTCATCGATGTTGAAAGTTTACGGTATCACTATTATAAGACTTTAATGCATTGGTATAACAATTTCCAAGGGGTCCGTGAGCAAGTAGAGGCGAAACGGGGGAGTGAATTCGTACGCATGTGGGATCTGTATCTTTGTGGATGTGCGGTAGGTTTCTACATCGGTAATATGGACTTGCATCAAATTTTGATGACAAAAGGTGTTACGAACGAATTGCCATTAACACGTTGGTATTAAGTAAGAGTAAAAATAGACTTATAGGACAAAAAAGAGACCATCTTAAGATGGTCTCTTTTAATTAGTGGCATTGTAACTATTTTATATTTATAGATTATCGAAAGCACGTTCTGTAAGTTTCGTTAAATATTTTATTAAATGAATATCATATATAATTGTAAAAAAACTTTATCATTCTTTAGTGCCAAGTACTATAAACCCTGAATAGGATTTATTATCCTCTTTTCCTACAATGATTTTGGTACGAACATCAAAGAAATCATTCAGATTATTTTCTGTTATAGTATTCTTGGTGGTACCTAAAATATAGTTATTAGGTTTTAGCATTAAAGTTTTATCAGATATTTGAAGTGCATGATCAGGATAATGTGTGTTCATAATGCAAGCAAGATTAGATTCATCTACGATGTTTCGAATAAGTGAAAGCATGGTATACTGATTTTTAAAATCTAAATGTGATTCTGGTTCGTCCATAATGAGCAGTTGTGGTTCACTCGCTAGTGCTCTGGCAATAAATGCCAATTGCAACTGACCTCCACTTAAGCTTGATGCTGTTTTGGAAGCGAGTGAGGAAATACCTATTCTTTTTAGGACAGAGTGGACTATTTCATAGTCTTTATCTGTAGGTACAGAAAACATACCAATATGTCTACTGCGTCCCATTAATACGATTTCTTCTACCGTATAAGGAAATGATAATTCTCTTGCTTGCGGAACATAGCCAATAGGAGCATTATCATGGGGTTTAACTAGTTGATTATTTATGTATATGTTGCCTTCTTGTAACTGCTGTATACGGGAGATACATTTTACTAATGTTGTTTTTCCAATCCCGTTCCTGCCTAAAATAGTCAATATTTCGCCCGATTTTATTGTGAAAGAAATGTCTTTGAAAATATAATCTTTTTTATTATAAGCAAATGAGCCGTTTCTCAATTCAAAAATCATTTCCAATCACCTCGTGTTCGGTAAAAAAGACAAGCAAAGAATGGGGCCCCTACTAAGGCGGTGATTATTCCTATTGGGATTTCTGCAGCAATAGCTGAGCGTGCGATTAAATCCACGATAATCATGAAAATAGCTCCGACAATGATGGAGATAGGAAGTAGTTTCTGATGATCTACACCTATTAACATGCGACAAATATGTGGAATGACAAGTCCTACCCAACCGATAATTCCTGTGATGGTTACGCAGGCTGCAGTTATTAACGTGGCCATAGCAATGATAATTAGGCGTAACTTAAAAGGGTTCACTCCAAGCGCTGTAGCTTCCTCATCTCCCATAGAGAGAATGTTGATTTTCCAACGTAAAAAGTATAGCACAGCGCATCCAAAGATGATAGGAATAGAGACGAGTGAAACATTTTCGTAGGAAGCTGTAGAAAAACTACCCATTAACCAATATGTGATTGCCGGTAATTTGTCATATGGATCAGCTACATATTTAATTAAAGCTATCAATGCTCCGAAAATAGCAGAAACAATCATTCCTGATAAAACCAGTGATAATGATGTGATTTGATTTCTTAGTCGAGCTAGACTATATGTGAGGCAAACACTGGCAATACCAAAGATAAGTGCAAATCCCGTAGCGTATATATTTATTCCGGAAATTAATATTCCCAGTGCAGCGCCGAAGGCTGCACCAGAACTGACACCTAATATATCCGGACTGACTAATGGATTTCTGAAAATACCTTGAAAAACGGTTCCAGCTATTGCAAGAGCTCCACCGACAAGTATGTTTAGTAGAATTCGAGGAATACGAAGATTCCAAATTACGGCGGATTCCATATCAAATGCAGCTGCAGAGTTTCCGTTTGATAAAATATTTATAACTTGTGTGGGCATTAGCATATATCGCCCAGTCATTAAGGATATTAATACAGTAAGAGCGAGAAATACTAAAAGGCAGAAAAATATAACTAGATATTTATTTTGAGATCTCATGATTACTCCTTAGTTAAAATGTGGGAGTGTTATTTATAGAAATATTTAAGATGGTATTAATTTCACTATCTGTGAGATTGTAATGGTAGAAGGTATTGTAAAACTGTTTTAAATCGTCACGTAATATATAGTCATTAAAAGTATCAGGTTGAATGAGTTGTCCCATCCATTTCATCATTAATGGTGTTTCTACATTAGGTGCATCCCAACGATAGATTCCCATAGGTGCTTTATAAACTCGATGCGTTTTTACTGCTTTTATGTTACTCCAATTTTGACCTTCAAGCTTATCCTGATAAATATCATCAGGTCTAATGGAATCAAAGTTGCTTAATATAATTATATCTGGATCCCAGGTCATGATTTCTTCCATTGAGACTTTAGTCCAACTACCTTTTGTATCTTTTGCAGCATTTTCACCACCTGTCATAGTAATCATGAGTTGATTGACTGAATTGTTCCCCGCGACAGTTAGATTCTTATTTTGCAAATATAATACTTTCGGTTTATTTGGTAACGCAGAAGCATTTTTTTGTTTAAAATATGCTTCTGAATCTTTATGGTATGAGATTAAGGCTTCGGCTTGTTCCGGTTTATCTAGAATCTTGCCTAACAGACGAATTCCGTTTTGAATATCTTCCAATGTTCCATACTTTATGGATACAGCAGGTATACCTAGCTCTTTAAGTTTTTTTGCTACTTCTGGTTGATAATCCCAAATGATGACGACATCAGGCTTTAACTTAGCAACTTCTTCAAAATTAACATTGAAATTGTTGTCTACAAATGATGAGTTAACATTTTCTAAATCAGGAGCTAACGTCTTAAATATACTAGCTTCATATGATTTTTTAGCTGATGGATGGATGCCTACTATTTTTTTATCACTACCATCAACTGCATATACAATAGAGGTCCAAGGGATAGGGACGATAGCGATACGATTAATTTCTTTCTTCATAGATACGTCTGTACCAGTTAAATCTGTAACGACTTTTATATTGTCTTTGGTTATATCGTTTGGACCAACAGAATTAGTACAACCGGCAAATAGTAACGGGCATATTAATAATCCTGCCATAAGACTATTGTGTATAAAATTTTTCAGTTTCATACGGCACCTCCATGATGGATATAAATTAAATAAACTTATCCTAGCATTTTAAAAAATAAACTTCTAATTCCTAATTTTTATGTACATATAGAAGAATATTATAAAGTTAAAATATGTAGAAAATATCCGGTAATAGAGTTTCTGATAGTATTTTTTGGGTATAAAAAAGGCCCTCATCTATTAAGTCGATGAGGGCCTCGCTCTATTATAGCGAATGTGCTCTTAATTCTTCAGCAGATTGTGTGGAAATCCAAGCTGGTGGAATGTCGAATACTGTATAGCAACCTGTGCCGCCGTGTTTAGCAAGGCGGTAAAGACCACGTGCATAAGCAACAAGTGCAGAACCTGTGAATTCAGGGTTAGAGTCAAGTTTCAAGGAGTACTCGATAACGTGACGTGTGCCTTTTGTGCTTTCACCAGAGCGAAGAACGAAGCCACCATGTGGAATGCCTTTGTGGTTGCGATCAAGTTCTTCTTGAGAAATGAAGTTTACTACTGTTTCATAACCTACAAAGTAGTTTTCCATAGTTTTGATTTCGTTTTCAATTTTAGCTTTATCAGCATCAGGAGCAGCTACTACGTAGCACTCACGAAGGTGACCTTTGTAGCCATCAACGTCTGGAGTTTCACCATTGCGGATCGCTTCAAGGTATTGTTCTTTAGGAACAGTGTATTGACGGGCATCAAGAACACCATCGATACGACGAATAGCATCGGAGTGACCTTGGGAAACGCCACGGCCCCAGAATGTATAAGATTTACCTTGAGGCAAGATGCTTTCAGCATATACACGTTGTAAAGAGAACATGCCTGGGTCCCAACCGCAAGAAATCAATGTAGCAGTTTTAGCTTCTTTAGCTACTTTGTCTACATTAGCAAAATGCTCAGGAATACGTGCATGTGTATCGAAGGAATCGATACAGTTGAAGTATTTAGTTACCATTGGAGTTTGTTCGATAAGATCTGTTGCAGAACCACCACAAAGAACCATTACATCGATTTTGCCTTTAAAGTTAGGAATATCTTCCATCGTGTAAGTAGGTACACCAGATATAGTTTCAATACCTTGACGGCGAGAGAATACGCCGATGAGCTCCATATCAGGTTGTAACTGAACAGATGCTTCTACGCCACGAGCTAAGTTGCCGTAACCAACGATACCAATACGAATATTCATATTAGCCTCCTATATAAGTTGAAATTTAATGATTAACATATTTATTATAGCATAAAATTAATAGCTTTTAATATTTTTCTATAGAATTTTTTAGATGGTATAGAAAATAATTAATATCTAATTTAAACAAGTAATTTGTGCACAACTATATCGATACATAGCGTGTTGTTATAGGGGACAAATAAAAAATCATATGAGTATAAATTGACACATATACCCTGAACCTAGATACAATTAAATTGGTTATGTTAGCTAGTTATGTTCATAATTGAAATGTTAGAGGAGGTATAACATGAGAAGAAATGTAAAAGCTGCTGTTATTGCTGCATTAATCGTAACAGGTGCTAATGCTTTTACCATGGTATCAGCCACAACTGTGGAAAGTCATACAGACGGAAAATCTATTGGTCTTAATTTGTGGGGGGAAAAGAGACATTATACAGATGACTTAACTGTTAATGTATCAGGTTTAGGTGTAAATGGAACAAAATATCATAATAATGTTACAGGTATTTACGCCCTTGATGGGACACAAGTGGCCATCGATAAAAATGTAACTGTAACAGTTAAAAACCCAGCACCTGCAGAAAGTGGTGCGAAACGTAGACCTGATTTGGCCCATTATTACATGAGCGGTATCTATGCTGGTTATGGTGGACTTACTAATGATGGAAATAACGATGATACTCGAATTACCGTAAAAGGAAATGCTAAAGTCGATGTTGTTGGCGTTGGTTTGCAAGCTAATAAAGATGGATATATTCGGATACTAGGTGGGGCCGATGTAAAAACATATCCTTTAGATACCTCTGATACCTATTCTGCATTATCTGAAGAAGGTTTTGTTTATGTAAATACGGGTATGGATGGCTTACATCCGGGAACTAATGATGTGAAGATGTACGGTAATATAGGATTTTTAGATAAAAACTATGGTATCGACAAGAATCCACATAACCATGGCTCACATATTTCATTAGGATTAACAACACCAAATTCTAAACTGGTAGGGGGCGTACTTAATGAATTTGATGAAAGCAACAACAATCCATACCGTGGTGGTTTGCGATTGTATTTACAAAATGGTGCGACTTGGCGCAATGAATGGTTAGGCGCTGAACGCGTATATCCTACACAAGGTCGGCCTAATAATGCAAACTATTTATATACAGGTAGTCGTGTAGAGCATTTCATTGGTGGTAAAGATATAAGTAGTCAGGGTATTATCCAAGCCGTAGATCCACGACCTATTACTATTAACAACTATGCTGGTCATGCAGCTATCGACTATGAAAAGGGAGCTCCTGCGACTGCACAAGGTAAGGGAGAAGTCGTTATTAACCATGCTGATAAGGGTTCTTCTGTGACTATGCGCAGTTCGGCAGATGCACTTAAAGGGTATGTAAACGTAGACAACCCACGAGGCACTTTGCAGCAGTTGGCTAATAAATTAACATATGCTGGATTTACTAAGGGTGAGCGTAATTTAGATGTAAATGTTCAAGTCGATTCAGGCCTTATTAGTCCTGCATATTCCACTAAGCTTGGTACAGATAGCTTTACTGTTGATGGAAAACCTAGTATTACTAACCAAGCGGTTGTGACAGCGCGTGAAAGCGAAGTTGTATCTGGTGCTAAGAGTGCGTTAGCCTCCTCTGTGATGCAAATGAGAGCCGATACGAATGATTTACAACGTCGCCTCGGTGATGTGCGACTCAACTCCAATAAGCATGGTGTATGGGGAAAATACATCGGTGGTAAATCTAAAATTACGGACAGCGCCTATGTAAACCAAACCTATAACATGGCGCAAGTAGGCTATGATACGTTACGTGGCGATTGGACTATTGGTGGTGCTTTGCTATATGGTACAAGCAATAGCGATTACGCTCTAGGTTCTGGATCCGGTAAAACCGCAGGTTTAGCATTATACGGTGCAAAACAATATAATGATGGTCGTTATTTAGATGTGATTGGTAAAGTAAGTCGTTTGAAAAATGATTTTACTGTACGTAATAGCTTGGGCACAAGCTTGAGCGGAGATTACCGCAATACAGGTACCTCTTTGAGCGTTGAATATGGTAAACGGATTAAGAAAGATAATGGTTTTTACATCGATCCTAACGCAGAATTGACACTTAGTCGCTTGTCTGGTGTAAGCTTTGATGCTCGTACAAATACAGGTAGCACAGTGCACATTAACTCTGATGCGGTAAATTCCGTTATCGGTCGTATCGGTGTAGGCATTGGCAAGGAAAGTAAGAACAGCAACCTTTTCCTCAAAGCAGCATTAGCGCATGAATTCTCTGGTAAAATGAAAGCTACTTATAGCATGGCCGGTGAGCCAACCACAGGTAGTGAAGTGAACTTGAAAGACACATGGCTTGATCTTGAACTAGGTGGCTCATGGAGTGTACGTCCTAATACATATATTTATGGGACTTTCACTAAAAACTTTGGTGCTACCGTAGATAATTCCTATCGCATTGACGCAGGGATTCGGCATAACTTTTAGGTAATAGTAAATATAGTAGAGACAAATAATATGGGGATGTTATTTATTAGTACTATAGTGTTAAGGAATACTGAAATCAAATATTCATATATGTAAGGGTATATAAAAAAGACCGACTACATTCCTAGTGAAGGACTGTAATCGGTCTTTTTGTTTTATAGATATAAACTACTTTAAATCATATATTCCAGATTAAATGTAAGCTAAATATAAATCTAAAACCAAATATAGACATTATTATATTAGAATTGTAATGTTTTGATTCTTTCAACGGAACGAATTGTATTTTCACGGCTACCGAATGCTGTTAAACGAAGGTAACCTTCGCCGTGAGGTCCAAAGCCAGAGCCTGGTGTAGAGACAATTTGAACTTGTTCGAGCAAGATGTCAAATAATTCCCAACTTGTCATGTTACCAGGCGTTTTAAGCCAAATATATGGAGCGTCCACACCGCCATATACAGTAAGGCCGATAGATTCAAGTCCTTCTTTGATGATGCGAGCATTTTCTTTGTAGTATGCGATGTTAGCACGAGTTTGCTCACGGCCTTCTTTTGTGTATACTGCTTCAGCACCGCGTTGGATGATGTAAGGAACACCATTGAATTTAGTGCATTGACGGCGGTTCCACATAGGGTTTAGCGGTTGGCGTTCACCCGATTTAGTTTTGCCAGTTACTTCTTTAGGCACAACTGCGTAAGCACAACGGGTACCAGTGAAACCTGCAGTTTTGGAGAAGGACCGGAACTCGATAGCTACTTCGCGAGCGCCTTCGATTTCGTAGATAGATTTTACAGTGTCTTCTGTGCTAATGAAAGCTTCGTAAGCGGAGTCAAACATCAAAATCGCATCATTATCTTTACACCATTTGATCCATTCTACTAAACGAGCACGGCTTAAAACAGTACCAGTAGGATTGTTAGGCGAGCAAAGGTATACAATGTCTACTCGTTCAGACGGGAATTCTGGAGAGAAGTTGTTTTCTGCATAAGTAGGGAGGTATACAACCTTTTGGAAGATGCCATCTACAGATTCGCCAGTACGACCACCCATAACGTTGGAGTCTAAGTATACTGGGTACACAGGATCTGTGATAGCAATGATGTTATCTTCGCTGAATAACTCTTGGATATTACCAACGTCAGATTTTGCACCATCGGAAACGAATACTTCGTCAATAGCAATATCTACGCCTAATGGTTTGTAATCGCCATCAACAATAGCTTGACGTAAGAAATCATATCCCTGTTCAGGGCCATAACCTCGGAATGTTTCCGCTTTTCCCATTTCTTGAACAGCTTTACTCATAGCATCGATAATTGCTGGAGCAAGAGGTAATGTAACATCGCCGATACCAAGACGAATAATATCTGCATCTGGATGAGCAGTTTGGTATTCATTTACCTTTTTAGCAATATTAGCAAATAAATAAGAACCTTGAAGGTTTAAGTAGTTTTCATTGATATTAGCCATGATGACTCCTTTTTATAATCAGATTTCTCTATATATAGTAAATTATATAGAATAATGACGCAAGGATTTTCTATAGAATTTCTAGTTTATATAAATATTGTTTTAGTTTATCACTATAAAAGGGCGTATTATGGGGAATTTATTACTCGTTAATTATGTTAAAGTATATATAGATAAAGAGATTATTAGCATTGAATTAATCTCTTCATTGTTTACTCATAAAATAACTGTTGATATAATGAGTTTATGAGTTAATATCTTGATTGTTTGTATGTAATGAGAGCTAAATTGTTGGCTGTGTTTAGGGGCGTAAATTGTTTTTTGGAGGGATATTATTATGGTAGCTTGTAAGATGTCTATTAAGAAAATTTTTGATCGGATTAAGCGCGTTGATAAGTTTGAAGAGTTTAAAACAACCTATGGCATAACTCTTTCTGATGAAAAGGGAAACATAAAATTTGCAGCCAATTTTTATAAGTCAGCTATTGTAAATTACAAGGGGTATGTAAACGGCTCTAAAGACCTATATAGTGAAGTTATTGCCGAATCCCTTGTGAATGATAGTTTTATA
This window contains:
- a CDS encoding GlsB/YeaQ/YmgE family stress response membrane protein — encoded protein: MLWSIIVGGFIGFLAGAITNKGGAMGIIANVVAGLVGSSVGQAIFGTWGPSLAGMALIPSVLGAVIVVAVVSFFFGKKG
- a CDS encoding CsbD family protein, which translates into the protein MALEDKLNQAKGALKENAGKLTGDKELEAEGAVENTAAKVKDAAHDVAEDLKKAAEDVKDAVDGAISGVKNVLHKDDK
- the ychF gene encoding redox-regulated ATPase YchF, which gives rise to MSTNLEVGIVGLPNVGKSTLFNAITKAGAEAANYPFCTIEPNVGVVDVPDNRLAVLAEMFSSKRILPAAMRFVDIAGLVEGASKGEGLGNKFLSHIRQVDAIAQVIRCFDDPNITHVAGSIDPIRDIEIINTELCLADLESVEKRKQRIEKIAKSGDKDARAELPLLERIIEGLGEAKPVRAQGLDEDELEMIKELTLLTAKPSLYVANISEDEVSDYSANEYVKRVEEYAKNEGAGIVVVSARIESEIAELSDEESAAFLEDLGLDESGLTKLIKASYALLGLINYFTAGEMEARAWTIVNGTKAPQAAGKIHSDIEKGFIRAEIVSFDDLQACGSQNAAKEKGLVRLEGKDYVMKDGDVTHFRFNV
- a CDS encoding class I SAM-dependent methyltransferase — protein: MFSKLFDSFLVHYLECFNDHCFTVKIGDNEYTIGDGESEFTVIVNRDIPKKDLLISAELALGEAYMRKDIEIEGDLFKALCVVLGHVGKDSINRKVLSSLFNAGLKKKDQKQQVSSHYDLGNEFYKLWLDETMSYSCAYFKHENDSLKDAQYQKVHHILDKLYLKEGMTLLDIGCGWGFLLIEAARKYGVKGYGCTLSEEQWKKGQERIKEYGLEGQVEIELIDYRDVAASGRTFDRIVSIGMLEHVGRPNFPLYMEDASDMLKDGGLFLLHYISDPSEKETSAWIRKYIFPGGCLPSLREMVSLAYDYDMNVIDVESLRYHYYKTLMHWYNNFQGVREQVEAKRGSEFVRMWDLYLCGCAVGFYIGNMDLHQILMTKGVTNELPLTRWY
- a CDS encoding ABC transporter ATP-binding protein, with amino-acid sequence MIFELRNGSFAYNKKDYIFKDISFTIKSGEILTILGRNGIGKTTLVKCISRIQQLQEGNIYINNQLVKPHDNAPIGYVPQARELSFPYTVEEIVLMGRSRHIGMFSVPTDKDYEIVHSVLKRIGISSLASKTASSLSGGQLQLAFIARALASEPQLLIMDEPESHLDFKNQYTMLSLIRNIVDESNLACIMNTHYPDHALQISDKTLMLKPNNYILGTTKNTITENNLNDFFDVRTKIIVGKEDNKSYSGFIVLGTKE
- a CDS encoding FecCD family ABC transporter permease, with the protein product MRSQNKYLVIFFCLLVFLALTVLISLMTGRYMLMPTQVINILSNGNSAAAFDMESAVIWNLRIPRILLNILVGGALAIAGTVFQGIFRNPLVSPDILGVSSGAAFGAALGILISGINIYATGFALIFGIASVCLTYSLARLRNQITSLSLVLSGMIVSAIFGALIALIKYVADPYDKLPAITYWLMGSFSTASYENVSLVSIPIIFGCAVLYFLRWKINILSMGDEEATALGVNPFKLRLIIIAMATLITAACVTITGIIGWVGLVIPHICRMLIGVDHQKLLPISIIVGAIFMIIVDLIARSAIAAEIPIGIITALVGAPFFACLFYRTRGDWK
- a CDS encoding ABC transporter substrate-binding protein, coding for MKLKNFIHNSLMAGLLICPLLFAGCTNSVGPNDITKDNIKVVTDLTGTDVSMKKEINRIAIVPIPWTSIVYAVDGSDKKIVGIHPSAKKSYEASIFKTLAPDLENVNSSFVDNNFNVNFEEVAKLKPDVVIIWDYQPEVAKKLKELGIPAVSIKYGTLEDIQNGIRLLGKILDKPEQAEALISYHKDSEAYFKQKNASALPNKPKVLYLQNKNLTVAGNNSVNQLMITMTGGENAAKDTKGSWTKVSMEEIMTWDPDIIILSNFDSIRPDDIYQDKLEGQNWSNIKAVKTHRVYKAPMGIYRWDAPNVETPLMMKWMGQLIQPDTFNDYILRDDLKQFYNTFYHYNLTDSEINTILNISINNTPTF
- a CDS encoding diaminopimelate dehydrogenase, whose translation is MNIRIGIVGYGNLARGVEASVQLQPDMELIGVFSRRQGIETISGVPTYTMEDIPNFKGKIDVMVLCGGSATDLIEQTPMVTKYFNCIDSFDTHARIPEHFANVDKVAKEAKTATLISCGWDPGMFSLQRVYAESILPQGKSYTFWGRGVSQGHSDAIRRIDGVLDARQYTVPKEQYLEAIRNGETPDVDGYKGHLRECYVVAAPDADKAKIENEIKTMENYFVGYETVVNFISQEELDRNHKGIPHGGFVLRSGESTKGTRHVIEYSLKLDSNPEFTGSALVAYARGLYRLAKHGGTGCYTVFDIPPAWISTQSAEELRAHSL